AAAACGGCTACTAATATCAGCATTAAAACTTAAAGTCTATATTATTTTTATTACTTTATTCGGCAGATAGTAGGCAAAGACTCATCGCTTGGAACTTTGCTTCATCGGTGCTGCTAAAGTAGAATTACTCGTTTGCGAATGCAAAGCATTTTATTAAAAACTATTCTCCGGAATCTATCGTTGCATATCAAAGCAATTTTGTATAAGTTTGAATGGGGTTAAGCTCCATGTTTTAAGCTAAACATACGTTAGAAAATTATGGTAACAAAGCAGAATATTTTTGAAAAGGTAGGATCACTGTTAAAGGAATTAACGGAGCAGTACGAATTTTTGGAAAATAATCCACAGGAACAAGAAGGGGTGCATTTAGAACTTTTAGAAGCAAATATGACCTACTTGATGGGACATATTACCATTCTTAAAAAGTTAACTTTTATAGGTGATAGGGCAGAAGAAGTACAAGGAGATGTGTCTGCCGATACAGCTGACAAATTTGATTTAGGTGCTCAAATAGTGGCAGATTCTCCTTCAGATGACGTCGGGTACGAAGATGAACCGGATGAGGATGAGCACGCTGCTGAACCTGCATCTACAGAAGAGGAGGCGAAACCGATATTAAAGGATGAAACAGAAGAATCGGCCTTAAATTATGTAGATCAACAGCAAGTGGAGGAAACCTATTTCACACCGGCAACGGCGAGCACTGAGGAGAAAGCAGAAGAATTCAAATTAGAAGATAAGCGGGACAAAAAGGAAGAAGAAACGAGACAAGAAGCAAAAGAGGAAGAAAAAACATCAGATTTTAATGATGAAAAAGAATTCAAGCCTGCTGAACCTGTAGTAAGTGAACAGGAAGAGCCCTCAGTTGAAAGTTCGGACAAAAGTGTAAAAGAAGAACAGGAAAGTGATCATCCTGTTACCGAAACAAAAGCTGAGCGTGAGGAAATTGAAGATGAGGGAAAACAGAAAGTGGAAACAAAAAGTGATCAAGTGGTTGAGGAAGAGCGATCTGTGAAGATTTCGACGAATGATAGTTCTGAAGAAAGCCAAAACAAAGTCGAAGAAGAACCTGAATCTGCACCAGACGAGACACCTAAGCGGCCAATGACTTTGAATGAACTTTTCTCTGCTCAACGGAAGCAAGAGCAGAAGAAGCCGGAAATATCTGCTACAGCGGCAAGAAGTGCCTTTAATGCTCCCCAGCAAGGTATAAAGCGGAATGCAACAGATCTTAAGTCGGCGGTGAGTTTAAACGACAAACTTTTATTTATTAAAGATTTATTTAACGGTTATAGTTTGGCTTATACAGAGGCTATCGAACTGTTGGGTAGATATGATAATTTTGAGGATGCAGATGCATTTTTGAAAAGCAACTATGCTGAAAAAAACAATTGGGCGAGTAAGCAGGCTACTGTAGATAAACTATATATTATTCTGCGCCAGCGCTTTAATAAATGATTGAACGAAACGGTTGCCGTTAGCTAATTAACGGTAACCGTTTACTTGCTATTTCTTTATACTACCCCTTTTCTATTGGAGTCAAACTTCAGCAGAATAAAAAGAAGCATCGTAAAACTTAATAATGATGAGCCGCCGTAGCTCAAAAAGGGCAATGGGATCCCAATTACCGGAACAATACCTATTGTCATTCCGATATTAATAAAAAAATGGAAGAAAAAAATAGATGCTACGCCATAGCCATATACCCGTGCAAAGGAAGACCTCTGGCGTTCGGCCATTTGTATAATACGTAGCAGTAGCCCAAGGTACAATAGCACAATGATCACCGAACCAATAAAGCCCCATTCTTCTCCTACGGTACAAAAAATGAAATCCGTACTTTGTTCGGGCACGAAATTGTATTTAGTTTGTGTACCTTGGAGGTAACCTTTACCAAAAAGTTGGCCGGACCCTATCGCAATTTTTGATTGATTGAGGTTATAGCCCTGTCCTCTGGGGTCGTCAACCTTTCCGAGTATCACATCGATACGGTTTCTTTGATGTGATTGTAAGATATGTTCATAAGCGAAGTCTACTGAGAGCACAAATAAAGTGGATGCCACAAATAGAATGACTGCTGAAGGGATGGCTTTCCTGCTCCTTTTAAATAGATAAGCACCAAGTGCACATAATGACGCCAATATGCCGATAATATACCACTGTGAAAAAAGAAGTGTCAGAATAAAAAGAACAATGCAAACAAAAGCGAAAGCTAGCAACTGTCCGGATACGTAACCTTCTCTGTAGAATACAAGTACCAAAGCGAAGAAAGTAAGTGCCGAGCCGGTATCTGGTTGAAGCATGATGAGTATGATCGGTACTAGAAGAATAATAGTTCCTACCAGAAGTGTTCCTGTATTGGGTGTTTTATTACTATGTGAACTTAGGTATCTCGCGAGCAATAAACAGGAACCAAGTTTTGCAAACTCAGAGGGCTGTAGCCTGAAGGTTCCGATAGGTATCCATGCCTGGTTACCACCAACATTTCTTCCGACAATTAAAACGGCTACCAGTAGAATCAGTGTAATGGCATACAGTAAGGGTGAGACGTAATTGTAAAACTTGCCGTCAATGATCATAATCGCACAAGCCACCAAAACACACACAATGATATATAGAAATTGTTTACCATAATTGGTACTTAAGCTTACGAGACTGGAGTGCATGGGGTCAAAAACTGCCGCATGGATATTGAACCATCCGATGATGCAGAGCGCTAACCAAATAAAAACAGTTAACCAATCAATAGAGCCACCATATATTTTGCGTGTTTGATTCATTCGTTTGTAATTTCTCTCTTATCGTTCTTTGCTTTGAAATTTCCTTTCCTTATGTCTAATATAGGTAACCCTGTTCTCCGCAGCAGACGGAAATGGAGCAGAGGTGCCTACCACTTGTTCAGTTTCTTCTTTAGGGGGTTCAGGTTCTATCAGGTTGCTTTCTTTCAATACACGTTCTTGTGTTGCTTTTGACATGCTGATGGTGTCTTTTAAGTATTTTTCCACCATCATGCTAGCTATAGGAGCAGCATAGGTGGCACCATATCCAACATTTTCAACAAATACTGCGATCGCTATTTTCGGATTCACCCGTGGGGCAAAAGCAAAGAATACCGAATGGTGTTTTCCGTGCGGATTTTGTGCGGTACCGGTTTTTCCACACATTTCAATATCTGGTATGCGAATATTAGTGTTGTATTTGACTACCCTACTCATACCCTCTACAACAGGCTCAAAATATTTTTCATCAATATCAACAGAAATCTTTTCTGTAAATTCTTTTTTTACTACTTTTTCTTCTCCTATAGATTTTATAAGATGTGGACGGTAATAATAACCACGATTAGCTACAATTGCCATGATATTGGCCATTTGAAGTGTAGTGATTTCTACTTCTCCCTGCCCAATGGAGTTGGAGATATTGTAGCCAGAACCCCACTTTTCGTTACCGTAACGTTTGGAGTAGTAATCGGCCGTTGGGAGAAGACCTTTTTTTTCGTTAGGTAGATCTACGCCGAGTTCCTGAGCAATACCAAATTTCATAATAGCTTCGCGCCATAACGTATAAGCACTGGATGCCCTCATCTTCCGTTGATCTAACATGCGCGCATAGATATGTCCAAAATAAGTGTTGCAAGAGCCTTGAATAGCAGCAGGGAGATCTATTGTTCCATGAACATGAGTACAGCGCATAAAGCCTCTTCCTCCTCCATAACTATATCCTCCGGGACAATGATAACGTGTCTGTTGTTCGATCATGCCGGCTTGCTGACTAACTAATGCGCTGACTACTTTGAAAACGGAGCCTGGGGGATACTGCGCTTGTATTGGCCGAATAAACATGGGTTTATTCGGGTCGTTCAATAATTTCATATAGTTGTTTCCGCGTTCCCTTCCTACCATCATGTTTGGATCGTAGCTTGGGGTGCTCGAAAAAGCTAAAATTTCACCAGTTGATGGCTCGATGGCTACCACAGAGCCTCGTTTATTTTTCATTAGTTTTTCTGCGAGTTTCTGTAACTCTAAGTCAAGAGATGATACTAATCCTTCCCCAGCTACGGCCAGGGTGTCATATTTACCATCCATAAAATGCCCTTTAGGGCGATTGAAGGCGTCAACCATCAGGTTCTGGACTCCTCGTTGACCCCTTAACAGGTCTTCGTAGGCGCGTTCCACACCACTTACTCCAATATAATCTCCCGGTCGGTAAAAGTTATTCGAGCGTTCAATGTCTTTTGGTGTTACTTCATTAATATATCCTAAAAATTGAGCTGCTACTGAATCCGGATAACTTCGAACAGTTCTGTTTTGTACATAGAAACCGCGAAATTGATAGAGTTTTTCCTGTAGGCGGGCATAGATTTGTGCAGAGAGCTGCTTTTCGAATACGGAGGCTCTATAAGGTGAGAAATTTACCGCTTTTTGGAAACGTTTATCGAAACCCTCTTTGTCAACGCCGATCAGCTCGCAAAGTGCTAACGTGTCAAAGCTTTTTACTTCTCTCGGTGTAACCATGAGGTCGTATACTGGCTCGTTTTGCACTAATATTTTACCTGTTCTATCTAAAATCACACCTCTGGCCGGGTAAATTACAACTTTCCTCAATACGTTGTTATTCGCCGAAAGTAAATATGAATCATCGATAATCTGTAGGTAAAAAAGTCGTAATGCCAAAAGCAAAGCCGCGGTTATAAATATCCCCTGAATAACATATTTTCTTTCAAAAAAGCTGTTCATATATCTAAAATGCGTGTATTTATCGGCGCATAGCTGAAAATAGCCATATGTATTCCAGTTAACGCCTACTTTTACGGTAAAAAAGTAAAGAAAAAAGTAAAATTAAAAGTATCGTAAATATACAACTTAAAATTACACTAAGGAATGTATAGTGGAAGTTACTAAATGTAAATGCTTCTAAAAAGAGCAGGACCAAATGATGTGAAAAGACCATCACGGTAGAGTAAATCAGAAACCATCTAAATGACATCTCACCCATACTGGGTGTGGCAAACAGTTCATGATTATCTAGTTGAACAGTGATGTTGATAAAGGCCGTTCGAATGGCTGCAAGTGTTATGCACGCGGCAGCGTTGACGCCCAGCGTATCATAAAAAGCATCAACGGTTAAACCGGTAAAAAAAGAAATAATAAATAAAAGCCATTTTGGTATTCCCAGTGGCAGCATTAACAAGAATAATACGTAAGGGTAAGGGGTAGCTAGGTTGTAATACCCCATATTTTTGAAAAGGAATACCTGTGCAATTATAAGAACGATAAATCGTACAACATTTAATAGTAATATCCTACTCATTGATTAACGTATCTCCTTCCAGCTTTTGCTTTTCATCTGCAAATTTATCTTCTATTATATAAACATATTGAAGCGTATTGAAATCATTGTTTAATTGCACTTCAATATCTAAAAAGCTATCGCCACTTTTGCCCGATTTAATAACTTTTCCAATAGAAACACCCGGGGGGAACAAAGAGAAACCTGAGGTTACCACTTCTTCGCCAGGCTTAACTTTTACGTGGTTTGGAATATCCCGTAATACAGCTTTGTTCGCTTCGTAGTTTTCGGTGCCCCATACCAAAGATCCAAATGCATTGCTACCAACTAAACTAGCACTTATTCTACTATCGGCATGTAACAATGATTGAATGGTAGCGAAATGAGGAGAAACATTTAAGACGATGCCTACTATTCCATGGGAAGAGATCACACCCATGCCTTTTTTTACACCTTGCTCACTTCCTCTATTGATGGTAATATAGTTGTTTTTCTGGTGAACACTGTTGCTGATGATGCGGGCCACAATGTAGGTGTACTGTGTTTGTCCTAAAGTATCGAGTACCGAATCCTGTTCAACTAGCGTATTATATTTAGAAGTTTTTAGTTGACTCCTTAAAAAGGCGTTTTCTTCCGATAGGTATCTGTTGGTTTCTTTTAAGTTTAAGTACTGTGTGAAATTATCAATTCTTTGATAAATACTACCAATAAAAGCGTTGGAGGAATTTATAGTGCTGGCGCGCTGAAAGCTGTTATTCCTTATCACCAATATGAATGATATACCAAAAAAGAGGATAAACAAAAAGAAGTTATTGTACTTACTTATGAATATCCATAGGTTTCGCATATGCTTTTAAAATTTGCTGCTCCCTAAAAAATATCGTAGGGAGCCGCCGCTTATTTACTGCATCAAAAATTTATACCCACCAATGTTCTTGAGTGCAATGCCGGTTCCCCTTACAACTGCCCTCAGCGGATCTTCTGCTACGTGTACGGGCAGCTTGGTTTTGGCCTGGACACGCTTGTCCAATCCGCGTAAGAGTGCACCTCCCCCTGTTAAATATATACCTGTCTGATAGATGTCGGCCGATAATTCTGGAGGTGTAATTTCTAAAGCTTTTAAAATGGCTTCTTCAATCTTAGAAATAGATTTGTCTAAGCAGTGGGCTATTTCCGTATACGAAACCGTAATTTGTTTAGGAACACCAGTCATGAGGTCACGTCCCTGCACCGCGAAATCAGCAGGGGGATCTTGCAATTCAGGTAAAGCTGCGCCAACTTCAATTTTTATTTTTTCCGCCGTACGATCACCAATCATAATATTGTGTTGACGTCTAATATATTGGACAATGTCTGCATCAAAGTTATCTCCTGCAACACGTATGGATTGATCACACACAATTCCGGATAACGCGATTACCGCAATTTCCGTAGTACCCCCACCGATGTCGATGATCATATTTCCCATAGGTTCTTCTACATCAATGCCTATTCCAACGGCAGCTGCCATTGGCTCGTGTATAAGATATACTTCCTTTGCTCCCGCAATTTCTGCTGAATCGCGAACCGCTCTTTTTTCAACTTCCGTAATACCAGAGGGAATGCAGATAACCATGCGTAGTGATGGGAAGAACCACCCTTTACCATTGTTGACCATTTTTATCATACCCCGAATCATATACTCTGCCGCATTGAAATCGGCTATCACACCATCCTTTAGGGGTCTAACGGTTTTTATGTTGTCATGGGTTTTTCCTTCCATTTGCATGGCTTGTCTGCCAATGGCAATAACTTTATTTGTCGTACGATCGAACGCCACGATGCTTGGCTCGTCTACCACAACCTTATCGTTATGTATGATCAGCGTATTTGCCGTACCTAAATCTATCGCAACTTCTTGAGTAAACCAGTTAAATAACCCCATTCGGAATGTTTTTAATATTTTCTTATAATAGTTCGCAAAATTAAGACAAAAATATCACAATATGAATCTGATATATACAAAGACAGGAAAAAAAACAATTTTTATTGGTGTTATCTTCATCCTATAAATATATTCTTTGTAAGAAAAATGTTTATTTGAGATTCATATGCTTGCCCGTTATCGTTCATCAGTGTTAAAAATATTTTTTTCTTGAGGTATTTTATATTTATATTCACTCCCGAAATCTAAACCTTTTTTATGCTTAGGATTATTTTGCTATTTTCCTGTTTTCTTGCTATTGCAGATCAATTGCGAGCGCAGGATTTTTCTTTCGGCATTTTGACTAATGAAGATTTGACTACCGAAAAGTATTCGCTAGACAGTATTTCGGATGCTGTTGTGTTACGGGAATATGGACGTACTGCGTTTCAGTTTGATGATAGCAAGGGCGAAATAACGTTGGTTTTTACTCATCACAAGCGAGTGAAAATATTTAACAAAGAGGGAGTTGACCATGCTAATATTGTTATCCCATTGTATAAAGATGGCAATAGGAAAGAATATATTGAAGATATCAAGGCCGTAACTATTAATCTGAAAGGGAAAACAAAAGAAACGTTGTTGGATAGTAAAAAGATATATACTGAAAATTATAGCAAATATCTTGATTTAACGAAGTTTACTATGCCCGATATTCAAGACGGGAGCATCATAGAGTTTAGTTATCGCTTGGTCTCGCCTCGCTTATACAATTTTAAAACTTGGGAGTTTCAGGATAGGATCCCCAAATTGTATAGTGAGTACGAAGCCATTATACCTGCAACGTACAATTATAATGTGGTGTTAAGGGGAACGCTCAAACTCTCCGAACAAAAATCTTCTTTATTGAGAGAGGGGTTTAGGCTTCCAGGATGGCCAATAGATTGCTCCAGGATGATTTATATTATGAAAAACGTGCCGGCATTTATTGAGGAGGATCATATGACGGCGGCATCTAATTTCAAATCGGCAGTGTATTTTGAATTGGCAGATGTGTATCTGCGTAGCGGTTCAAGACATAGTTATACAAAAGAATGGAAAAATGTAGATAAAGAATTGCTTCTAGCTAAGGAGTTGGGTGGGCAGATGAAACAAAGGGACGAATTCAAAAGGCTTTTGCCCGATTTATTAAAACAAACCCATGATGAATTAAGTAAAGCAAAAGCAGTGTATCATTTTGTTAACAGGCATGCTCAATTTATGAATACCGTGCATAGTGCAGATTTAAGTAAGGTGGTTTTTTCATTGAAAGAAGAGCCATAAAAAAAGCGAGCATGCGCTCGCTTTTTTTATAATGAATCAGCTCCTGTTTTGATCAATGCTTGAAATGTCTGATTCCGGTAGTAACCATGGCTATACCTTTTTTGTTCGCCATATCAATGGATTCTTTATCTTTAATGGAACCGCCAGGTTGTAGGACAGCCATAATACCTGCATCAGCAGCAATTTCTACACAATCTGGAAAAGGGAAGAAAGCATCAGAGGCCATCGCCGCTCCGTGTAAATCAAACCCAAATGATTTAGCCTTTTCGATAGCTTGTTTTAATGCGTCAACACGAGAGGTTTGGCCTACACCACTTGCTAATAATTGATTGTTTTTCGCGAAGACAATCGTGTTCGATTTTGTGTGTTTTACAACTTTATTTGCAAAGAACATATTTGCATAATCTTCTTCAGACGGTATCCTGTCTGTTACGGTCGACATAAGTTCCTTATGCTCAATAACCGAATCTTTATCCTGTTCAATGATACCATTTAATAAGGTCTTGAACTGAGTTTTCGGCAATTTGACATGATTTCTCTGCAATAATATGCGGTTCTTTTTGCCCATGAGTATTCGAAGGGCCTCTTCATTAAAAGCTGGGGCAATTAACACTTCAAAAAATAACTTATTAATTTCTTCAGCGGTCTCTTTATCTATTGTTCCGTTACAGATTAATACCCCTCCGAATGCTGAAACAGGATCGCATGCGAGCGCATCTTTCCATGCATCTAAAAGATTGTCCCTGCTGGCTATCCCGCAGGCATTTGTGTGTTTTAATATAGCAAAAGTGGGCTCTTCAAACTCATCAATAAGTGCGACTGCAGCATCGATATCTACTAAATTGTTATACGAAAGATCTTTTCCGTTAAGCTTGTGGAACATGGCATCCAGATCGCCGTAGAAGGTTCCTTTTTGATGCGGATTCTCTCCGTATCGGAGAGCTTTGGTAGTTTGTTCACTATATTTGAAAACCTCTAGTGGTTCTTCTTTGTTAAAATAGTTAAAAATAGCGGTGTCATAATGAGAAGAAACATTGAAGGCTTTTTTGGCAAAAGATTTTCTTTGTGCTAACGAGGTATACCCCTCGTTTTCTTTTAGTATATGTTCTAGTTCGCTATAGTCATTTCTTGAAGCGATGATAACCACATCTTTATAGTTTTTTGCCGCAGCACGTATCAGCGAAATGCCGCCAATATCAATTTTCTCAATAATATCTTCTTCAGAGGCACCCGAAGTCACTGTCTCTTCGAAAGGATATAGATCAACAATAACTAAATCAATTTCAGGAATGCCGTATGTATTGGTTGCTTCTCTATCTTCTGTTAATTCTCTTCGACTCAAAATCCCGCCAAAAATTTTTGGATGTAATGTTTTTACTCTTCCGCCCAATATAGAGGGGTAACCGGTGAGTTCTTCTACAGGGGTAACATTAATGTTCAGATCACGGATGAACTTTTCTGTCCCTCCAGTAGAATAAAGTTGTACACCATAGTTATCCAACAACCTAATAAGGGGTTCCAAATTATCTTTGTAGTATACAGAAACTAGCGCGTTTTTGATTTTAACAGGATGACTCATTGATTATAAATTAAAAGCGCAAAGGTAATATTTTTTTAACGATTATCAACCAGTATCGAAGGTGAGCGAAATACTAGACGTATTTATATTTGTCGTTATTTGTTCAACGCTTGTATGATGTCTTGTAGTTTTTTTTCACCGTCCCAATAATCTTTTAGTTTTTTATCTGGACCATAAACAAAGGTTGCAGGATATTGGGTGGGTTTGAATTTTCCGATAAACTCATAATTCTTATCGTGAAGCAGTGTCACATTTTTCTTTCCTCTCAGTTCTCCACCGTACATGGCCATGAAAGCATTTATAAGATTTTTCTCCTGCATGGCCACGAGATAGAGATTGATATTTTTAATACGATCATAGTTCTTTCCTAAACCAAGTACCTCTTGTTGGCAATGACTGCATCCCGGATCAAAAAATAAGATAGCTATATTGTTGTTGTCATTGGATTTGACGCTGTTTTTGGTAAAAGGAACATCCTTTTCTACGGTATAGAAGGTGAATTCGGGCATTTCTTTTGGTACCTTATTGGTTTGTGCAAAACTGCAGGCTGTCATTCCTGTAATAATCACGAAAAGTATGTACGCGGTATAGTATATTTTGTTAACCATAAAATATTTTTAAGATGAATTTTAAATGCAAAAATAGACTTTATCTGAGTTAAATTAACAAGCTTCGAGCCAATTTTACGTTTTGATGTTTATCATTTGAACAATAAATTATACATTAATGTTAACTTTGTGGCCAGCTATAGTATATTTATAATCTGCTAATGATGTTATTGCCAGCGATGTTATTATGTGCCAAATATAAGCGTAACGAGTACATATAGACATTGTCACTTTATTTATTACAACAACTCTAATGAAAAAACGTATTGCCATTTTTGCTTCGGGATCTGGGTCAAACGCCCAAAAAATTATGGAACATTTCAAATATAGCCAAGATGCGGAAGTGTCTTTGATTTTGACTAACAATCCCGACGCTTATGTTTTACAACGAGCAGATAATTTCGAAGTTCCTTCACACGTTTTTGATCGACATGATTTTTATGAAACAGATGAGGTTATAAATCTGCTGAAACGTATGGAGATAGATCTGATTGTATTGGCGGGGTTCCTGTGGTTGGTGCCGGCTACGTTATTGGAAGCGTATCCAAATAAAATCATTAACATTCATCCAGCATTATTGCCTGCTTATGGGGGGAAAGGCATGTATGGTGATCGGGTTCACAAAGCTGTTCTTGCTAATAAAGAAAGTGAATCTGGTATAACTATTCATTTTGTGAATGAATGTTTTGACGAAGGAGAGATAATCTATCAGGCAAGGTTTAAGATAGAGGAAGGGGATAACCTGGAGATGATTAAATTTAAAGGCCAGCAATTAGAGCATCAGCATTTTCCCAAAATAGTAGAAGCATTATTAAAACGAATAAATAGCAATTAAGCGCGTTTACGGAATTATTTTCATTAATTTCTTGATAATTAAGAGACCAATGTCATCAACAGATTGTGCAGCGTTCGCAAGCACAATTATTGCCACTTTTTTTTCAGGGGAAAAGGCTATGAAACTGCTACTACCGAAGGTGCTTCCATTATGCCAAAAGATTTCCTGAAAGTTGTCTATCGTGATATGCCAAGCTAGGCCCAGATCTAAAGTCTCCGAAGCTAACCAAAAAGGTTTTTGTGTTAAAAGGATCGCCTTACCTATCGCATTGTTCGGAGGGTTTATATTTGCTTCGGCATATTTGAGCAGGTCAGGTGCCGTTGATTTTAAGGAGCCTGCCCCACTAAATGCCAGAAAATGCCAATGAGGAGTTAGCTGACCATCTTTGTTATATGTGGGGATGAAATGTTCCTGATTTTTGCTTTCTGGGAACTCTGTAGTGTTAGGTAAGTCTAACGGTTTACATATGATGTCTCGGACCATTTCATTATACGATGTTCTATTTTTATAAGCTAAAAGCTCTCCAATTATGCCATACCCAAGGTTACTGTACGTATAGACGGAATCCGCTTTATTTTTAAGTGTATAATTTTTCAAGAAAGAAAAAAGATCTCTGCGGTTATAGTCTTTGTAGGGGTCGAGTTCGTCGACAGGGTGAAAGTTGTTTGGCATTTTAGGTAAACCTGAAGTATGCGTCGCCAGGTTTCGGAAGGTAACGTCTTTAAGCGTTTCATTTGTGACTATGGAGTCGGGTAGAAAATTCAGTATCGGATCATCTAAGCTTACGGATTCCTTTAGCACCGCATTGGCCAGTAAAGTAGCGGTGAATGTTTTGCTGATAGAACCGATCTCAAACAATGTTTCGTGATCTGGAAGTTGTTTGTTGCCCTGGGTTGTTTCTCCGTAATAATAATAGCCGGTTTTTCCCTTATTGATAATGCCAATCGCTAGTCCGCTTGTATTTGGAAGGGTGATGTATTTTAACGCCAATGAATCCACCAAGTCATCAATAGAACGTTCTGTGATGGTTTCGGGAATCGCTTTTGTAAGTGTATTCAATGAATCAGTAGTAGGAGGGAGATCCGTGCTATCAACTGTTTGGGCCGATATTACTGCTTCATTTTTTTCGTATGGTTGAAACAAAAGGGTTTCGATAAAATTATTGGAATCAGTACCTAATATTAACTTTAAGCTATCGTCTTTGAAATTTAACCTATAATGATCAAGACCATTTTCCCGTTTCAGAAATACTGAAGAATCGATTGTACCTAAGGTATAAAGTTGTTTTTGCAATAGGGAATCAAAAACTTGCTTACTGGTAATACCTTTGGCTTGGCCTGACCACTGATTATATATAGAGTCTGTTTGTTTTGCATTGAAATAGCGTTTAAAATTTTCA
This Olivibacter sp. SDN3 DNA region includes the following protein-coding sequences:
- the rodA gene encoding rod shape-determining protein RodA; the encoded protein is MNQTRKIYGGSIDWLTVFIWLALCIIGWFNIHAAVFDPMHSSLVSLSTNYGKQFLYIIVCVLVACAIMIIDGKFYNYVSPLLYAITLILLVAVLIVGRNVGGNQAWIPIGTFRLQPSEFAKLGSCLLLARYLSSHSNKTPNTGTLLVGTIILLVPIILIMLQPDTGSALTFFALVLVFYREGYVSGQLLAFAFVCIVLFILTLLFSQWYIIGILASLCALGAYLFKRSRKAIPSAVILFVASTLFVLSVDFAYEHILQSHQRNRIDVILGKVDDPRGQGYNLNQSKIAIGSGQLFGKGYLQGTQTKYNFVPEQSTDFIFCTVGEEWGFIGSVIIVLLYLGLLLRIIQMAERQRSSFARVYGYGVASIFFFHFFINIGMTIGIVPVIGIPLPFLSYGGSSLLSFTMLLFILLKFDSNRKGVV
- the mrdA gene encoding penicillin-binding protein 2; its protein translation is MNSFFERKYVIQGIFITAALLLALRLFYLQIIDDSYLLSANNNVLRKVVIYPARGVILDRTGKILVQNEPVYDLMVTPREVKSFDTLALCELIGVDKEGFDKRFQKAVNFSPYRASVFEKQLSAQIYARLQEKLYQFRGFYVQNRTVRSYPDSVAAQFLGYINEVTPKDIERSNNFYRPGDYIGVSGVERAYEDLLRGQRGVQNLMVDAFNRPKGHFMDGKYDTLAVAGEGLVSSLDLELQKLAEKLMKNKRGSVVAIEPSTGEILAFSSTPSYDPNMMVGRERGNNYMKLLNDPNKPMFIRPIQAQYPPGSVFKVVSALVSQQAGMIEQQTRYHCPGGYSYGGGRGFMRCTHVHGTIDLPAAIQGSCNTYFGHIYARMLDQRKMRASSAYTLWREAIMKFGIAQELGVDLPNEKKGLLPTADYYSKRYGNEKWGSGYNISNSIGQGEVEITTLQMANIMAIVANRGYYYRPHLIKSIGEEKVVKKEFTEKISVDIDEKYFEPVVEGMSRVVKYNTNIRIPDIEMCGKTGTAQNPHGKHHSVFFAFAPRVNPKIAIAVFVENVGYGATYAAPIASMMVEKYLKDTISMSKATQERVLKESNLIEPEPPKEETEQVVGTSAPFPSAAENRVTYIRHKERKFQSKER
- a CDS encoding rod shape-determining protein MreD, producing MSRILLLNVVRFIVLIIAQVFLFKNMGYYNLATPYPYVLFLLMLPLGIPKWLLFIISFFTGLTVDAFYDTLGVNAAACITLAAIRTAFINITVQLDNHELFATPSMGEMSFRWFLIYSTVMVFSHHLVLLFLEAFTFSNFHYTFLSVILSCIFTILLILLFSLLFYRKSRR
- the mreC gene encoding rod shape-determining protein MreC translates to MRNLWIFISKYNNFFLFILFFGISFILVIRNNSFQRASTINSSNAFIGSIYQRIDNFTQYLNLKETNRYLSEENAFLRSQLKTSKYNTLVEQDSVLDTLGQTQYTYIVARIISNSVHQKNNYITINRGSEQGVKKGMGVISSHGIVGIVLNVSPHFATIQSLLHADSRISASLVGSNAFGSLVWGTENYEANKAVLRDIPNHVKVKPGEEVVTSGFSLFPPGVSIGKVIKSGKSGDSFLDIEVQLNNDFNTLQYVYIIEDKFADEKQKLEGDTLINE
- a CDS encoding rod shape-determining protein; its protein translation is MGLFNWFTQEVAIDLGTANTLIIHNDKVVVDEPSIVAFDRTTNKVIAIGRQAMQMEGKTHDNIKTVRPLKDGVIADFNAAEYMIRGMIKMVNNGKGWFFPSLRMVICIPSGITEVEKRAVRDSAEIAGAKEVYLIHEPMAAAVGIGIDVEEPMGNMIIDIGGGTTEIAVIALSGIVCDQSIRVAGDNFDADIVQYIRRQHNIMIGDRTAEKIKIEVGAALPELQDPPADFAVQGRDLMTGVPKQITVSYTEIAHCLDKSISKIEEAILKALEITPPELSADIYQTGIYLTGGGALLRGLDKRVQAKTKLPVHVAEDPLRAVVRGTGIALKNIGGYKFLMQ
- a CDS encoding DUF3857 domain-containing protein, producing the protein MLRIILLFSCFLAIADQLRAQDFSFGILTNEDLTTEKYSLDSISDAVVLREYGRTAFQFDDSKGEITLVFTHHKRVKIFNKEGVDHANIVIPLYKDGNRKEYIEDIKAVTINLKGKTKETLLDSKKIYTENYSKYLDLTKFTMPDIQDGSIIEFSYRLVSPRLYNFKTWEFQDRIPKLYSEYEAIIPATYNYNVVLRGTLKLSEQKSSLLREGFRLPGWPIDCSRMIYIMKNVPAFIEEDHMTAASNFKSAVYFELADVYLRSGSRHSYTKEWKNVDKELLLAKELGGQMKQRDEFKRLLPDLLKQTHDELSKAKAVYHFVNRHAQFMNTVHSADLSKVVFSLKEEP